From Aegilops tauschii subsp. strangulata cultivar AL8/78 chromosome 5, Aet v6.0, whole genome shotgun sequence:
GAACTTTTTTGTTGAGTTGCGACTTCGACGGGATCCCCATGGAGACGGCGAGAGAGCACGGGCATTGCAGGATGCCGGCCGGCGAGCGATCAGGCCTCCCAGCCGCGGAGGACGGTGGCGCGGGCGACGCGGTTGACGCCGAGGGTGAAGGCGCCCATGCGGAGGTCGCAGTGGTGGGAGCGGCACATCTCCTTGGTGTCCCGGAAGGCGCGGGTCATGTACGTCTTGAGCTCCCGGTTCACCTTCTCCTCGTCCCACATGAACCCCTGGATGTTCTGCACCCACTCGAAGTAGCTCACCGTCACCCCGCCGGAGTTGGCCAGGATGTCCGGCAGGATCAGCACCCCCTTCTTCGCCAGAATCTGCACCACGAACATGTGCATTTCTCCACTGTCAGTCAGTGTGTGAACTGAATTATGTCAACAAATGCGAGCTTTGTTTTGTGGCAAAATTTTGGGTGTTCTTGCCTCGTCGGCCTCGGGGTCTGTCGGGTGGTTCGCAGCCTCGATGATGTACTTTGCTTTGATGGCATCAGCATTGTCCCTAGGAGAAGAAGAAAATCATGGTCAAGAACAGCCTTTTTGTTAACAAAAATGTTTTCAGATACTGAAAAAAATAACAGCCAGGAGGATACTAGTATAACTGAACTTCGGAGGAGTAATCTGATAGAAGGTAGGATGAAGTGAGCTGGGACGAGGAGAAAGGAGAAGATTACTTGTTTATGACTCCTCCCAGTGCTGCCGGGATGAGGACGTCGCACTCTTCCGTGAGCAGCGAGGTTGGGTCGACGGCGTCTCCTCCGTCAAAGCCCTTGATCCCGCGGTTCTCCGCCGAGTGCTTCATCAGCTTGGCTATGTCAATGCCATTGGAGTTCTTGACGGCCCCTGTGACATCGCTGATGGCGATCACCTTGCCTCCAGCTTCAGTGATCAGTTGAGCAGCCCAGGAGCCAACATTACCAAACCCCTGAAAAAGGCAAGCGGCCAATAATTGCTTATCTCTGCAAAATGTAGGTGAAGAAACATAGTTCTGATCTTACTTTCTTTTTAGTAAGAAAAGTTCTGGTCTTACTCCCTTTTGTAACCATAAAGTACAAAAGTGCGTATTGTGCGATCCACTGACGGCCACTTTTTAACTAGTACATATTTCTTAAATCTATGTTTGTAATAATAGATTGAGGCTTCATGACTCACACCACACTGAATCCTCAGTTCAATTACTTTTCATCATTTTAAATTCAAAGAGCTTAACTCATTAGCCTACACATTATTTAATTACCTGGATTACAAAACGCTGGCCTGCAATGCCTTTGCCATGCTCTGCAAGTAGGGCTTCAGTGGCAAACAGAACTCCCCTTCCAGTAGCTGCATCTCTTCCCAGTGATCCTCCAAGGTCCTGCGTTGAGCAAAAAAGTTCAGGAACATGCGAAGAGGGATAACTAGAAACCAGATTTCTCTGGACATTCAAATCCTGGTGCTCCCACTTTTCATCTGCAAACAACATTTCCGTTGCACATTACATGATAGAGTTTCAGGATGAATACTTACCACAGGCTTTCCTGTCACCACAGCAGGTGAGTAGCCATGGAACTTTGAGTACTCATCCAGTATCCATGCCATTGTCTGAAAGCCATGAATGAAACAAGCAAAAGAATCCACATCAGAATACAGATGAATAATTCTCACAACACTCTGCAGAGAAATAATAAATATGCAATGGACAATAAATACCTGTGCGTTGGTGCCCATATCGGGAGCTGGAACATCGGTGTGGATGCCAATTAAGTCGTGAATTTTCTGGGTGAAAACTCGGGTAAGCCGCTCGAGCTCCGATATGCTCAGGTCTCCAGGACTGCATCCGATGCCACCTTTAGCGCCTCCATACGGAATATTGGCCACGGCTGTTTTCCATGTCATCAGTTGCGCCAAGGCATTGACCTCGTCAGGATCAACCTGAATTTTTATCATAGCTTGTCAGTGCAAGAACTTACTACGATCATGGTTGCCAGTGTCTTGAACTTGCATGCACATGATCGATTTTTATGGAAACCAAGTCAGAATGTGATCCAGTGTAGTAGCTTTAGTGAGATGTGACTAATTTCCAAAATAGCTTTGTTCTGCTTTACTGCAAGTAGACATTGCAATTGCATAGCTAGGTATGGGCTGAACAATAAGTCATTCAACTATCTGACAGGTTCCTGAAGGAGATCGAATTTATGCTGAAGGACCATTTCAAGTCGGCGACAGTGCGGCAAGAATCAAGTGCTTAATGGCTGGTTGTGTCATGATGAACAGAAGAACCCAGGAATATATATACTTATGTGTGCTCAGTTGCTCACCTCATGGTGGTATCTGATTCCACCCTTCATAGGGCCCCTGGCATTGTCATGCTGCACCCTAAACCCAACATAGGATGCTAATGTCCCATCATCTTTCGGAATTGTGCACTCAACctgcaaccacaagcttcattGTTATACTGAATAATGGAACAAACAGTTCACCTCACATAGACAGGACACATGCTCATAAATTAGAAGGGTCCTGGACACAGTTTAACCTTACAGAGTAAGTGGCCAAGAGGCCAGTTCAACAACTTTTTTGCCATATTCAGCAGGAAAAACAGAATAAATTAACATGGATACGGGCTACGGCAAGCAAGAGAGTGTGAAAGAAAATCAAGTGAAGtctctcgcaaaaaaaaaaaattcaaGTGAAGTAGTAGGTTGGAAAATGTCAAATCCGAAGATAATCTGGTAGCCTAACCAGAAACTCATAAATTTACAGACCAGATAAGAAATAATCGCAGGTCAACTACCATAAGTCCCCAAGGACCAAGGTGGTACTACTTCTCAATAACCACTGAACTCCATAGAACAAAGAGCGTAAATCGCTATCCAGATTCACTCATTCACAGCAAAATATGTATAATCCGGGATCAAGGAATAATCACCTTGATCTCCCTGAAGGGGATGAGCAGGCTCTTCTCGAGCTTGGAGTCGAGGCCCAGCAGCTTGGCCGCCTGCTTGAAGTTCCGGCTGGTGGCCGCCAATGCGTTCATCCTGCTCGACGAAATTCCCCCTCCGGAGCCGCCGCGCCTGAAAAAGAGATCGAGAACCCAACATCATCAGTAAAATCCGAGAAACCAAATCACACGAGACAAAAAGATTAAACTCTGCGCGAGGAACCAGAGGATAATCTGCTTTTATATTACCGACGAGCAGAGTAGCGGCGAAGTGTTGTTAGTGGCGAGAGCAGGGGGGAGGCAGCGGCACAAAGACTATGGAGGAGTTTCAGGTAGGCCGTATGCATATGTAGGCACACTGAACCCCTCGGTGGATTTGGGTTCCGTTCAAAAAGCAGAGGAgatttttttttttctttttaattttaatttgtttttgttttttttgtctCTACCAGGATAAGAACAAGATCTGGTTCTCGGCCTGCCTGCAATTAATTTCCCTGGAAACCCGAGCCCTGTCTGTAATCAATACCGTAATTAACTATTCCTAGCCTACTAGTACCAGATTGAAGAGCATCAATCTATGCCATGGAATCGACCATCTACACTTTTATTTAGTTTAGAGGTGCTATCTATACGTGCTAGTAGGAGCTTACTAACATCTACAGTACAAAAATAACACTGTTCTAGGGCCAACATCTGAATGAAGATTCAGACTGCCGACAGCTGCGCTTGTTTTGCTGAGAAAATGCCCAGAATTTGAGCCGCAAGCCAGTGGAAGGGGTGTTCAAGGAAGCCTCTGCATGTGGCAATTTCAGATTGCTCAAATCGGTTGTATGTATGCACTGTACTGAGGTGTGCATGTACGGGCTTGTACAGCTTGCGCCAGGCAAACTGCTGATACGCTGACGGTGCTGAGCATCCATGCACGTGTAACATGTGATCCCTGACACTTCATGCTTACAATACATGTCTGTCAAACAGTCAAGTattccctccgtaaactaatataagagtatttagatcactattttagtgatctaaacgctcttatattagtttacagaagGAGTACGTACTAAATATAAGGCTTCTTAGAGATTTTATAATAGAGACTatatacagatgtatatagacatgttttggagtgtagattcactcattttactcagTATGTAGTCTGTACCAAAATCTCTAAAAAGCTTATAtttagaaatggagggagtagtacttaATTACAGCTACAGTTAGAGCTCAACAACTTGGTCTAGCAGTTGAGTGATACTACTACTGTAGAAATCAGTTGTCTGTACTTTGGCCGCCTGTAAGAGATGGAAATTTCAGAAGCTACTTGGCGAAAAAGCACATGGCTGACTCAGCTGCGATGCTCCGTGGAATTATTTGGCTAACCATGCAGTCTTGCACTGTTTTGCATAGCGCAATCTAAATAATTGGACACAAAGACACGTGTATCCCATGGGTCAGGGGGTTGTTGGCAAACTCGGATTAAGGCTAGCTGATGGTCTGCCTAGGATGTGTGAAGCATATGCCATATGCCGtatgttatttatttatttgattGACAACACATATGCCATATTTTGTTTGTGTCATATGGTGACAAGAAATATATCATATGTCATGGACAGGGCTGGTATGATAATTAAACGAACCTATTAGTATGGCTAATGCCAACTTTGGCTCAGGATAAGAGGGCATAAGTTCCAGGAAGATGCATTCGCCGAAAAGTGGGGGCAGATTGGGGGAGCAGGACAATCCCAGAACGGGCAGCAAAATCAtgtggagaagaagaagaagcaataGGGATCGAAAAGTGGTTTAGCTGCTTTTAGATGCATGGATTCCAGATTATGCAAGGCCTGCATTATTTGTCCTGTTTTATGCTATCTCTTTTTTAATGCCCCAAAATGAACGACAAAACAATCGCCCCACTATCAGTGCAGATAATGATAATTAAGGTGATGCTTTCAGATCAGAGGATGATGAAGGCAAATATTCTCAAATCAGAGGATAATGAAGGCAAATATTCTCATAATCAGATCCCGGATTAGGTAGCCGTAGATGAACAAGCCCAATCAAAGCTGCAGAATACTAGTACTAGTACAGAGTTCAGAACCTGGATAAACCATCAGTAACTCATTGATCTTTCTCTGGCCATGTGATCACTGCTAACACTAGCACACTACCATGCAGGAAACACAAAGGGAGAGAGGGTATTACTTTGTTGCAGCACCTGATCAGGATGAGTGAATCCTAGCGGCTGAGGGATTTCACCCGTGCTGCCCGCTCTGTTGTGGCATTCTGGCAGAGGGTTACAAGGGGTTTTATAGGGAGAAACCGGCTGGGAATGATACACGGAATTAGTTCGGAGATATGGGGGAATAAACGAGGATCGTATATTTCTCCAAGGACTTTGGACGATTCCATGTGCTTGGGTTGAGTTGGCCGGGTTGCATTGCATCGAATTCCATTTCATTGCTATTCGAGGGCCAAATGGGCAGAGGGTCCACGCCCCGAATTCTCAGTCTAGTCAGAATGGAGCTACAGAGATTATGTTCGCAAACTGGTAACTATGCTCGGTTGGTTAGGTATCCTGTGCTAGAATACACCCATCTGGATTTAAGTCATATACTTGCACTCTCAGACGAGTGCTCgtatttttctgaatttattcCACAATTTTTTTCGCTATTTTCTAGTGGAAGACGTCTTGCGCCTTGACTATGAGGTGCCTATGATGAGATTTACCGGTTTGGTCTCTTGGAGATGAGTGCTCGTATTTTCATGAATTTATTTTGTAATTTTCGGCGCAATTCCTTAGTGGGATACGTTGTGCACCTCGAGTACGAGGTGCCTATGATGAGATTTGCCGACTCAGACATGCTTGTAGGGTCAAAGTGTGTGCGCATGCCTTTTTGGGGAGTGCACTTGTGTGTGAGCATTTGTATTTCCATAGAAAGACTGTGTGTGTGAAAGAGAGAGAGAATCTGTAGTAAGTTCTTCGGAAATAAGCGTATTTCAGACGCACCTCATCCACCTTGCCTTCACAATAATGCGTCAAGCGATGATTAtgacaaatctggtccagaaGATATCCTCAGGGAGAGAGAGCAGATCATCAAATGCAGAGCAACCGAAAGCTCCATGTCATGAATTATGACGAGAGACGCATCCTCTTGCATCACCGGTGGAAAACCGCGGAATATGGAACCAATCGCAGGATGCGCCGCGCAAATTGGCGCAATTGGAGTCCAGCGACATGGCCACCCCCTCTTCCCAATTGCTTTAGAATTCTTTCCTCgtagatggatggatggatgactTGTGTTTGTTTCGTGGACAATGCATAGATTACTACTAGACCTTTACTGCCGTGTCATGGATGTAGCATCATGCTGCATTAGGCCAAAAAAGCACGCCCAAAAGGGAGGTTCTCTCAGCAGAAAAGTGTATGTGTTTCGTGTGTGGAGATTCCAGCCTTTGTATGCCAACTTGTGATGAGTCTTCAGTGTCACTCATAAGTCTCCTTTCAGGGTTCATGTTTTTTTTCGAGAATATTTTAAAAGCATTGTTTTGGGGAGTGCTAACTGGGAAGGAAGCTATCTAGGGATTTCTGGATTTCAAAGGAATTTGAGAGAACAATAAAATTCCTTGTACATGTTGCAAGAAAGGAATGATGATTTCTTTGGAAGAGGAGAATTTCGGAGATCGTTTCGTTCCCCGTAGGAAGAGGGAAATGTTCCCACGTGTCAACCGGGGATTAAATCGAGATTCAAATTAGTTCTAACATCATTATAGAAAGATATTTTCATATTGGAGACTGATACTTTTAAACTTTAATATAGTTGTGTGCATCGTAATGATGCAGAGGCGGGGTGATCCTTCTTTTTCTAAAGACATTTCAGAGAAAGATATTTAAATGTTGGGTTTGTCTAGGACACATTTAGATGTGTCAtagttattgcacatctaagtgacACAATCAAGtatagaaagaaaaaagaaaagataaaaaTAAATACCCATACGAATCTCCGTGTAAGATCAATGACGTaagacttagatgtgcaatacttatggcacatctagatgtgctttagcaaaactgttAAATGTTATAtggatttttttttttgagaaatatcATGTGGCTGTTTTTCCCTGTGCGAATTACTGCAAATTCCTCATGGAACATCTTTTGGGATTAACTACTTTGTTTGCAGTTATTTACATAAAACTGCACCTGTTATTCTTGTGCAGTTCATTGATTTTCATTTTTCTGAGACCCAGAGAAGACCTCAACTTCATGCACAATAGGGTGGATGGACTTGCGTGCTGGAGTCAATGCCTACCATTCGGTGTAAAGGGAAAAGGCAGACAGTCATTTCCCAATCTGAATGTTGATTAGGACTACCACTTACAAGAAAAAAATAAATCCTGACCATAGCACCGTTCTGTTAGATCTATTTTCGAGTCATCGTGTTAGTGGTGCTAATTTTAATTTAAAACTTAAGACAGCCCACTTGAGCTACAGCAAAGAGGCCGAAATGATAGTCAAAGTTGAAGAAGAGAATGTGACACCTCGAGTTTGCAAGGGCGCGTGACCTCTCGAGTACGCAATAAGCACAAAGATGAAGATGTTAAGGCAGTGGGTTGGTTtgagttagggcatctccaacgctatTCGCTAAAGCCAACACACTATTCATCCAGGGCCCGTTCGTGGATCACATACGGATGGATCCACGGACAGGACACGGGAGCCGGTCATTCAACTTTGTCCCTCAAATAAGCATCATATCCGAATAGGCGGACCTGGACGACAAAGCACATGGATCGTGAGGACGTATGGTCCAACTGACAGTGGGTCAAGCGGACCTCTACATGCTGCCTGGACAACCGTAAATCAATTATTTGTTTGCTGCCATGATACTAGAATTCAGACATCTAGATTGGTTTGTGGACATATACGGGTCCCCATTTGATGACAAAAGTGAACAAAATTGGTCCAGACACCATAATCCGGATATTTACGAGAGTTTTGAGGGCACATGCTTTCGAGATGCCCTTAGCCCTAAGGGTTCTCAAAAGAATTGGGAAACCAAACACACTACGTTTCCTGACTGATATGCACACAACACTTGAATCAAACGGGGTAGGAGTGTTGGCCATTGTGTGGTGGCTGCAGCATGCCGACTATAAATCCGCAGTAGTATTTTCGCATAGATAGCAAgatcataaaataaaatagaatAGAAACAGACGCAAACGAATCTTTGCTTTCGAACAAAACCCTGCCATCAAATAGGTTGTCCCAGGAGCACCATATTCTAGGAGCCCAAGTTATGCCAAATGTTACGCTCAGGCATTACTCAATAGAGGTGCAAGGCATGCCAAACAACCACAATATGAAAGAATTGTTGTGATTTATGTTCATCATGGAGCGAACTAGTTGAATTGTAAATTCAAAAAGTATTTAGTCAAGTGTAAAAACGATGCAGCCAGGCCATGTTCTAGGAATTATCCACTATCTTACATTCTACAGGTTCTTCAGTCTGTAGGCTCCGGAAGTCAGCACTTTGTGGATGGCAAAGGGATCTTCCCAAGGGTGGTGAGAGCTTGTGCATCCTCTCCTTCTGAATCAGGCAGAGCACAAGGTCGCCGGCCTGGTGCTCGTAGATTTTACTGGTAGATG
This genomic window contains:
- the LOC109768721 gene encoding glutamate dehydrogenase 1, mitochondrial isoform X1, giving the protein MHTAYLKLLHSLCAAASPLLSPLTTLRRYSARRRGGSGGGISSSRMNALAATSRNFKQAAKLLGLDSKLEKSLLIPFREIKVECTIPKDDGTLASYVGFRVQHDNARGPMKGGIRYHHEVDPDEVNALAQLMTWKTAVANIPYGGAKGGIGCSPGDLSISELERLTRVFTQKIHDLIGIHTDVPAPDMGTNAQTMAWILDEYSKFHGYSPAVVTGKPVDLGGSLGRDAATGRGVLFATEALLAEHGKGIAGQRFVIQGFGNVGSWAAQLITEAGGKVIAISDVTGAVKNSNGIDIAKLMKHSAENRGIKGFDGGDAVDPTSLLTEECDVLIPAALGGVINKDNADAIKAKYIIEAANHPTDPEADEILAKKGVLILPDILANSGGVTVSYFEWVQNIQGFMWDEEKVNRELKTYMTRAFRDTKEMCRSHHCDLRMGAFTLGVNRVARATVLRGWEA
- the LOC109768721 gene encoding glutamate dehydrogenase 1, mitochondrial isoform X2 translates to MNALAATSRNFKQAAKLLGLDSKLEKSLLIPFREIKVECTIPKDDGTLASYVGFRVQHDNARGPMKGGIRYHHEVDPDEVNALAQLMTWKTAVANIPYGGAKGGIGCSPGDLSISELERLTRVFTQKIHDLIGIHTDVPAPDMGTNAQTMAWILDEYSKFHGYSPAVVTGKPVDLGGSLGRDAATGRGVLFATEALLAEHGKGIAGQRFVIQGFGNVGSWAAQLITEAGGKVIAISDVTGAVKNSNGIDIAKLMKHSAENRGIKGFDGGDAVDPTSLLTEECDVLIPAALGGVINKDNADAIKAKYIIEAANHPTDPEADEILAKKGVLILPDILANSGGVTVSYFEWVQNIQGFMWDEEKVNRELKTYMTRAFRDTKEMCRSHHCDLRMGAFTLGVNRVARATVLRGWEA